A window from Fibrobacter sp. UWB11 encodes these proteins:
- a CDS encoding DNA-deoxyinosine glycosylase produces the protein MATKKSQTKTARNTRTRVTHEFPALFDDNSEVLLLGSIPSPKSREQGFYYGHPQNRFWKVLASVLNEPLPATIDEKKTMLLKHHIALWDVLDSCTIIGASDTSIENVVPNDIATLLTQTKIKHIFCTGATAHKLYEKYCEAATGIKAVKLPSTSPANCAVKFEKLVEAYKIILSV, from the coding sequence ATGGCAACTAAGAAGTCGCAAACTAAAACCGCAAGGAATACGAGGACTCGGGTAACGCATGAGTTTCCCGCACTTTTCGACGATAATTCGGAGGTTCTTTTGCTCGGTTCCATCCCCTCGCCCAAATCGCGCGAACAGGGCTTCTATTACGGGCACCCGCAAAACCGTTTCTGGAAAGTTCTCGCAAGCGTCTTAAACGAGCCTCTCCCTGCGACCATCGACGAGAAAAAAACGATGCTTTTGAAGCACCACATCGCCCTTTGGGACGTTCTCGACAGTTGCACCATCATTGGCGCTAGCGACACAAGCATCGAAAACGTTGTGCCTAACGACATCGCCACGCTCCTCACCCAAACGAAAATCAAGCACATCTTTTGCACAGGCGCCACCGCCCACAAGCTCTACGAAAAGTACTGCGAAGCTGCAACCGGAATCAAGGCCGTGAAACTCCCCTCCACCTCCCCCGCCAATTGCGCCGTCAAATTCGAGAAGCTCGTGGAAGCGTATAAA
- a CDS encoding peptide chain release factor 3 produces MNPEIEKRRTFAIVSHPDAGKTTITEKFLWYGNVIREAGHVRAKANKSYTVSDWMKIEQQRGISVSSSVLNFPFEGCMFNLVDTPGHQDFCEDTYRALTAVDAALVLIDSVNGVEKQTIRLMNVCRMRHTPIITFINKMDLDGRHVLDLLDQIESVLQIKTAPFTLPIGVGKLFKGVYSIAENTFHTFNPDDGKQEIIQMEGPDDPRLVELCGENWVNQFREEYEMVTGGMDPFDHEKFLKGEMCPVFFGSAVNNFGVRQLLNAFAKLAPPPMIRDTDKRPVKPDEDAFSAFVFKIQANMDPKHRDRTAFLRICSGSFTRGEKVFHVRTGRDIRLAAPTAFLAKDKEVIDHAWAGDIVGINDPGLFRIGDTLTDGEKMNFTGIPDFAPEHFARVTLLNPLKSKQMAKGLAELSEEGATQLYEPLKSAVPVVGVVGELQFDVLKFRLQSEYGADVQLDRVPAHCIRWVKGPEADVGKFAEEYAGDCMMDKERNLVCLFPNEYRLNLALKNYERLSFAETSQG; encoded by the coding sequence ATGAATCCAGAAATTGAAAAACGCCGCACTTTCGCTATCGTCAGCCACCCTGACGCCGGTAAAACCACCATCACCGAAAAATTCCTGTGGTACGGGAATGTGATTCGCGAGGCTGGTCACGTGCGTGCGAAGGCCAACAAGAGCTACACTGTTAGTGACTGGATGAAGATTGAACAGCAGCGTGGTATTTCTGTTTCGAGTTCTGTGTTGAACTTCCCGTTTGAAGGTTGCATGTTCAACCTCGTCGATACCCCGGGGCATCAGGACTTCTGCGAAGACACGTACCGTGCGCTGACCGCCGTGGACGCTGCTCTTGTGCTTATCGATAGCGTGAACGGTGTTGAAAAGCAGACGATTCGCTTGATGAATGTTTGCCGCATGCGCCATACGCCGATTATCACGTTCATCAACAAGATGGACTTGGATGGCCGCCACGTGCTCGACTTGCTCGACCAGATTGAAAGCGTTTTGCAGATTAAGACCGCTCCGTTTACGCTCCCGATTGGCGTCGGTAAGCTTTTCAAGGGCGTCTATTCCATCGCTGAAAATACGTTCCATACGTTCAACCCGGACGATGGCAAGCAAGAAATTATCCAGATGGAAGGCCCGGATGATCCGCGTCTCGTTGAACTTTGCGGTGAAAACTGGGTGAACCAGTTCCGCGAAGAGTATGAAATGGTCACGGGCGGTATGGATCCGTTCGATCATGAAAAGTTCCTAAAGGGCGAAATGTGCCCGGTGTTCTTCGGTTCTGCCGTGAACAACTTCGGTGTCCGCCAGCTTTTGAACGCTTTTGCAAAACTCGCTCCGCCGCCGATGATCCGCGACACCGACAAGCGCCCGGTCAAGCCGGACGAAGACGCTTTCAGCGCGTTTGTCTTCAAGATTCAGGCCAACATGGACCCGAAACACCGCGACCGCACGGCATTCCTCCGCATTTGCTCGGGCAGCTTTACCCGTGGCGAAAAGGTTTTCCACGTGCGTACGGGCCGTGACATCCGCTTGGCCGCTCCGACCGCCTTCCTCGCGAAAGACAAGGAAGTCATTGACCACGCCTGGGCGGGCGACATCGTGGGCATCAACGACCCGGGACTTTTCCGCATTGGCGATACGCTCACGGACGGCGAAAAGATGAACTTCACGGGTATCCCGGACTTTGCCCCTGAACACTTTGCCCGCGTGACGCTCTTGAACCCGCTCAAGTCTAAGCAGATGGCGAAGGGCCTTGCCGAACTTTCGGAAGAAGGTGCTACGCAGCTCTATGAACCGCTCAAGTCCGCTGTGCCTGTCGTGGGTGTTGTGGGTGAACTCCAGTTCGACGTGCTCAAGTTCCGCTTGCAGAGCGAATACGGCGCCGATGTGCAGCTCGACCGCGTGCCAGCTCATTGCATCCGCTGGGTGAAAGGCCCCGAAGCTGACGTGGGCAAGTTCGCCGAAGAATATGCCGGCGACTGCATGATGGACAAGGAACGCAATCTCGTGTGCCTCTTCCCGAATGAGTACCGCCTGAACCTTGCGCTCAAAAACTACGAACGACTGAGCTTCGCCGAAACCTCTCAGGGATAG
- the lysS gene encoding lysine--tRNA ligase, translating to MAMQDMNDQVMARLAKLDKFKEMGVDAYPHKFNRTHDSKVLKENKDALMVTKEPVAFAGRVVRFNRKGKMCFMHLKDRYGRLQVVVARDEVGEENYEIVKMTDLGDFIGVNGTMFETQSGEYSVRAEKVTMLSKAVRPLPVAKEKVDENGNKVVFNEFADVDTRYRQRYIDMALNDDVKEVFIKRSKIMQAIREYLLEKGFIEVETPTLQPIYGGANARPFTTHHNACDMTLYLRVAPELYLKRCIIGGMEKVFEFCKNFRNEGMDRTHSPEFTGLEFYEAYADYNDMMVHFENIYERACIAANGTTKINYQGKEIDFKAPWPRYSMIEAIEKFGGIKVNDMSDDEIKAKMEELGGHLDGEFTRGRGILELFDLTVEGKLIQPTIIKDMPTESTPLCKKHRTTAGLIEQFEPYANGWELGNAYTELNDPIRQRELLEDQVRRGRGGEGETHPMDENFMHAIESGLPPTGGVGFGIDRMVMLLTNQQTIRDVQLFPLMKPEV from the coding sequence ATGGCAATGCAAGACATGAATGACCAGGTGATGGCTCGCTTGGCTAAGCTCGACAAGTTCAAGGAAATGGGTGTGGATGCTTATCCGCACAAGTTTAACAGGACCCATGATTCCAAGGTCTTGAAGGAAAACAAGGATGCCTTGATGGTGACCAAGGAACCGGTTGCATTTGCCGGCCGCGTTGTGCGTTTCAATCGCAAGGGCAAGATGTGCTTTATGCACCTCAAGGACCGCTATGGCCGCTTGCAGGTTGTGGTTGCCCGTGACGAAGTGGGCGAAGAAAACTACGAAATCGTGAAGATGACCGACCTCGGTGACTTCATCGGTGTGAACGGTACGATGTTCGAAACGCAGAGCGGTGAATACTCTGTGCGTGCCGAAAAGGTCACGATGCTTTCGAAGGCTGTGCGTCCGCTCCCGGTCGCCAAGGAAAAGGTCGACGAAAACGGCAACAAGGTCGTGTTCAACGAATTTGCCGACGTGGATACCCGCTACCGCCAGCGCTATATCGACATGGCTTTGAACGACGATGTGAAGGAAGTCTTCATCAAGCGTTCCAAGATCATGCAGGCTATCCGCGAATACCTCCTTGAAAAGGGATTCATCGAAGTCGAAACCCCGACGCTCCAGCCGATTTACGGTGGCGCAAACGCCCGTCCGTTTACGACGCACCACAATGCTTGCGACATGACGCTTTACTTGCGCGTGGCTCCGGAACTTTACCTCAAGCGCTGCATCATCGGCGGTATGGAAAAGGTGTTCGAGTTCTGCAAGAACTTCCGCAACGAAGGCATGGACCGTACGCATAGCCCGGAATTCACTGGCCTCGAATTCTACGAAGCCTACGCCGACTACAACGACATGATGGTCCACTTCGAAAACATTTACGAACGCGCATGCATTGCCGCTAACGGTACGACCAAGATCAACTACCAGGGTAAGGAAATCGACTTCAAGGCTCCGTGGCCGCGCTACAGCATGATCGAAGCCATTGAAAAGTTCGGTGGCATCAAGGTCAACGATATGAGCGACGACGAAATCAAGGCCAAGATGGAAGAACTCGGCGGTCACCTTGATGGTGAATTTACTCGTGGTCGTGGCATCTTGGAACTCTTCGACCTTACGGTGGAAGGCAAGCTCATCCAGCCGACAATCATCAAGGACATGCCGACCGAAAGCACCCCGCTCTGCAAGAAGCACCGCACGACTGCAGGCCTCATCGAACAGTTCGAACCGTATGCCAACGGCTGGGAACTCGGTAACGCTTATACCGAACTTAACGACCCGATCCGCCAGCGCGAACTTTTGGAAGACCAGGTCCGTCGTGGCCGTGGTGGTGAAGGTGAAACGCACCCGATGGACGAAAACTTCATGCACGCTATCGAATCCGGCTTGCCGCCGACGGGCGGCGTGGGCTTCGGCATTGACCGCATGGTCATGCTCCTCACGAACCAGCAGACCATCCGCGACGTGCAGCTCTTCCCGCTCATGAAGCCGGAAGTGTAG
- a CDS encoding FtsX-like permease family protein has protein sequence MNKLELLIAWRYLGAQRKSLFVSLIGIFSMLGVSIGVFALVVALAAVNGFEEEVTAQMIGKDAHFELMAYNGNPIGPYDSLTKEVHARVPDVVASSPFIVYKVGISSKKVNDGIVIYGIDPATAKGVTDIHKYIKWGEYSVDSLEDMGGKRRPGIILGTGLAARLRVVVGDKLVLQTFQSPDEAMSAGGPKMMMCVVSGIFETGTYEYDGNLAYVGISDLQKLLGMGNTVTGIQFRIKDHWKAGEAVDSMATWLSYPYYGMDWKSKNITLLKWMNYEKFIVAAVICLIILVAAFNIISSLIMVVIDKTKEIGILRSMGFSKAGIMRVFMLMGSFIGVGGTVVGGSIGLILCKLQEAYHFIKLPGDVYVIPYFPISVHAIDVILIFVIGIVLCVSATLLPAWKASRLDPVGAIRHE, from the coding sequence ATGAACAAACTCGAACTCCTCATTGCATGGCGTTACTTGGGGGCTCAACGCAAGAGTCTCTTTGTTTCGCTTATTGGTATTTTCAGTATGCTCGGCGTTTCCATCGGCGTGTTTGCGCTGGTGGTGGCACTTGCGGCGGTCAACGGTTTTGAAGAAGAGGTCACGGCCCAGATGATTGGGAAGGATGCTCACTTTGAACTGATGGCGTACAATGGCAATCCGATTGGTCCTTACGACAGCTTGACTAAAGAGGTGCATGCTCGCGTGCCTGACGTTGTTGCTTCGTCGCCGTTTATCGTTTACAAGGTGGGCATTAGCTCCAAGAAGGTGAACGATGGCATTGTCATTTACGGCATTGACCCGGCGACAGCCAAGGGCGTGACGGATATCCATAAATACATCAAGTGGGGAGAATACTCGGTCGACAGTCTCGAAGACATGGGTGGCAAACGCCGTCCGGGAATTATTCTCGGGACTGGGCTTGCGGCGCGCTTGCGCGTTGTCGTTGGTGACAAACTCGTGTTGCAGACATTCCAGAGTCCGGACGAGGCGATGAGTGCTGGTGGTCCGAAGATGATGATGTGCGTGGTGAGCGGCATCTTCGAAACGGGTACTTACGAATACGATGGAAACCTTGCGTATGTCGGCATCTCGGATTTGCAGAAGTTGCTTGGCATGGGAAACACTGTGACCGGCATCCAGTTCCGCATCAAGGATCACTGGAAAGCGGGCGAGGCGGTCGATAGCATGGCGACTTGGCTATCTTATCCGTATTACGGGATGGATTGGAAGTCCAAAAATATCACGCTCCTCAAGTGGATGAACTACGAAAAGTTCATTGTGGCGGCGGTGATTTGTTTGATTATCTTGGTCGCTGCATTCAACATCATCAGCTCGCTTATCATGGTGGTGATTGACAAGACGAAGGAAATCGGCATCTTGCGTAGCATGGGCTTTAGCAAGGCGGGCATCATGCGTGTGTTCATGCTGATGGGAAGTTTCATTGGCGTGGGCGGTACCGTTGTGGGTGGCTCGATTGGGCTTATCTTGTGCAAACTGCAAGAGGCTTACCACTTCATTAAGTTACCGGGCGATGTGTACGTGATTCCGTATTTCCCGATCTCGGTGCATGCGATTGACGTGATTTTGATTTTTGTAATTGGTATTGTCTTGTGCGTGTCCGCGACACTTTTGCCGGCATGGAAAGCAAGCCGATTGGATCCTGTGGGGGCTATTAGACATGAGTAG
- a CDS encoding ABC transporter ATP-binding protein, translated as MSSLLQTVDLRRVFSETGEKLEILKGVNFSMDAGELVALTGSSGSGKSTFLNLVGMLDTPTSGEILFKGKPLSKFNSEERDMYHRSHVGFVFQFHHLLTEFTALENVCVPGRILGTPEKECRERAEMLLETVGLKERLKHLPRELSGGERQRIAIARALMNNPSLVFADEPSGNLDEANSAKLNELFGELNEKFHQAFLIVTHDEKLAQFAKRRVIMHNGVIQNAE; from the coding sequence ATGAGTAGTTTATTGCAAACAGTCGACCTTCGCAGAGTTTTTTCCGAAACGGGTGAAAAACTTGAGATTCTTAAAGGCGTGAATTTTTCGATGGATGCGGGCGAACTTGTGGCGCTCACGGGTTCATCGGGTTCCGGCAAATCGACGTTCTTGAATTTGGTCGGAATGCTCGATACGCCGACTTCGGGCGAGATCTTGTTCAAGGGCAAGCCGCTTAGCAAGTTCAATAGCGAAGAACGCGATATGTACCACCGTTCGCATGTGGGATTTGTGTTTCAGTTCCATCACTTGCTCACGGAATTTACGGCGCTCGAAAACGTTTGCGTGCCGGGACGCATTCTCGGAACTCCAGAAAAGGAATGTCGCGAACGTGCTGAAATGCTTTTGGAAACGGTCGGACTTAAGGAACGCCTCAAGCACTTGCCGCGTGAACTTTCGGGCGGTGAACGCCAGCGAATTGCAATCGCGCGTGCGCTCATGAACAACCCGTCCCTCGTTTTTGCAGATGAACCGAGCGGTAATTTGGACGAAGCGAATTCGGCGAAATTGAACGAACTCTTTGGCGAACTCAACGAAAAGTTCCATCAGGCGTTTTTGATTGTGACGCACGATGAAAAACTTGCGCAGTTTGCAAAACGCCGTGTGATTATGCATAATGGTGTTATTCAGAATGCGGAGTAG
- a CDS encoding ATP-dependent Clp protease ATP-binding subunit, whose product MADINGIFSAKAKAALQAARIAARNLGSDCVTVEHLLFGLVREDSGVASETLKALKVNLTELSETIQRALSTNGGLMTVGGDAHGGLLTFTAQCKAVLYNAAKIAKEEGVQFIGPEHLMLAILQQTDSPAAATLSTYNVTFENYQEMLMQIKRQADGQPLDDGQPEDEPRERYTQTRQASPSRSKTPILEHFGRDLTAMARAGKLDPIIGREAEIERLIQILCRRKKNNPALIGEPGVGKTAIIEGLALKIVQRKIPDLLANKRVVTLDVAAMVAGTKYRGQFEERVKGLIMELQRVGNSVILFIDELHTIVGAGGSEGSLDASNIFKPALARGELQCIGATTFDEYRKYIEKDAALERRFQTIVVNPPTVEDSIQILDGLRPKYEQHHNVRYTPDAVRAAVELSERYISERFLPDKAIDVLDEAGARVRLNSIKIPQDLQNMEDELGDCLQKKEEAVANQDYASAAEYRAREEELQNSIAERKKQLQNENTETPIVDDNVIRDVISKMTGIPVRRLGDEEAQKLIHLGDEIKQRVIGQDQAVDAIVKSIRRSRAGIRNNKRPMGSFLFLGPTGVGKTELAKVLCKELFGSEDSLVRIDMSEYMEKHSVSRLIGAPPGYVGFEDGGGQLSEKVRKHPYSVVLLDEIEKAHPDIYNLLLQILDDGILTDSYGRKINFKNTIIIMTSNAGAREVRHSSGMGFTKMGETDDYERMETAIREEVKRVFSPEFLNRVDEQIVFRALSKHDLVSVVDIQMGFLQKNLSDRGILLEMSQEAKEFVVNHNYDSSLGARPIRRSIQNLVEDEIAEGLLLGLMTDFSTITVDVENGKLSFKCEKIKS is encoded by the coding sequence ATGGCAGATATTAACGGTATTTTTTCAGCTAAGGCAAAAGCAGCGCTGCAGGCGGCACGTATTGCAGCCCGCAATTTAGGGAGCGACTGCGTTACGGTAGAACACCTTTTGTTTGGTCTTGTTCGCGAGGATTCTGGTGTTGCCTCGGAAACGCTCAAGGCTTTGAAGGTCAACCTCACGGAACTCAGCGAGACTATCCAGCGTGCGTTGAGTACAAATGGCGGCCTTATGACGGTCGGTGGCGATGCCCACGGCGGTCTTTTAACGTTTACGGCACAATGCAAGGCGGTGCTTTACAATGCCGCAAAGATTGCTAAGGAAGAAGGGGTCCAGTTCATTGGCCCGGAACATTTAATGCTTGCTATTTTGCAGCAGACGGATTCTCCGGCGGCAGCGACACTTTCGACGTACAATGTGACGTTTGAAAACTACCAGGAAATGCTGATGCAAATCAAGCGTCAGGCTGATGGTCAACCGTTGGATGATGGTCAGCCCGAAGATGAACCGCGTGAACGTTATACGCAAACTCGTCAGGCTTCTCCGTCTCGTTCCAAGACTCCGATTCTCGAACATTTCGGTCGTGATTTGACGGCTATGGCTCGCGCAGGCAAGCTTGACCCGATTATCGGTCGTGAAGCTGAAATTGAACGCTTGATTCAGATTCTTTGCCGTCGCAAAAAGAATAATCCTGCGCTTATCGGTGAACCGGGCGTGGGTAAGACTGCAATTATCGAAGGCTTGGCTCTCAAGATTGTGCAGCGCAAGATTCCGGATCTCTTGGCGAACAAGCGCGTGGTAACGCTTGACGTTGCTGCAATGGTGGCTGGTACAAAGTATCGAGGTCAGTTTGAAGAACGTGTGAAGGGTCTCATCATGGAACTTCAGCGCGTTGGCAATTCTGTGATTCTCTTTATCGATGAACTCCATACGATTGTGGGCGCCGGCGGTTCTGAAGGCAGCCTCGATGCATCGAACATCTTTAAGCCCGCTCTTGCTCGTGGCGAACTCCAGTGCATTGGTGCTACGACTTTTGATGAATACCGCAAGTACATCGAAAAGGATGCCGCTCTAGAACGCCGATTCCAGACGATTGTGGTGAATCCGCCGACGGTTGAAGATTCAATTCAAATTTTGGATGGTCTCCGCCCGAAGTATGAACAACATCATAATGTTCGTTACACGCCGGATGCGGTGCGTGCTGCAGTTGAACTGAGTGAACGCTATATTAGCGAACGCTTCTTGCCGGACAAGGCGATTGACGTGCTCGACGAAGCGGGCGCGCGAGTTCGTTTGAATTCCATCAAGATTCCGCAAGACCTGCAGAACATGGAAGACGAACTCGGTGATTGCCTCCAGAAGAAAGAAGAAGCTGTCGCCAATCAGGATTACGCCTCTGCGGCGGAATACCGCGCCCGCGAAGAAGAATTGCAGAACAGCATTGCAGAACGCAAAAAGCAATTGCAAAACGAAAATACGGAAACGCCGATTGTCGATGATAACGTTATTCGTGACGTGATTAGCAAGATGACGGGAATCCCGGTTCGTAGGCTTGGTGACGAAGAAGCTCAGAAGCTCATCCATCTTGGCGACGAAATCAAACAGCGCGTGATTGGTCAGGATCAAGCTGTCGATGCGATTGTAAAATCTATTCGCCGTAGTCGTGCCGGTATCCGCAACAACAAGCGCCCGATGGGAAGTTTCCTCTTCTTGGGCCCGACGGGTGTGGGTAAGACGGAACTCGCGAAGGTGCTTTGCAAGGAACTTTTCGGTAGTGAAGATTCGCTTGTGCGTATCGACATGAGCGAATACATGGAAAAACATAGCGTGAGCCGCTTGATTGGCGCTCCTCCGGGATATGTGGGCTTTGAAGATGGCGGTGGCCAGCTCAGTGAAAAGGTGCGCAAGCATCCGTATTCTGTGGTACTTTTGGATGAAATCGAAAAGGCGCATCCGGACATTTACAACTTGCTCCTCCAGATTTTGGACGATGGTATCTTGACCGATAGCTATGGCCGCAAAATCAACTTCAAGAATACGATTATCATCATGACGAGTAACGCCGGTGCTCGTGAAGTCCGCCATAGCAGTGGCATGGGCTTTACCAAGATGGGCGAGACGGATGATTACGAACGCATGGAAACCGCTATTCGCGAAGAAGTCAAGCGTGTATTTTCACCGGAATTTTTGAACCGCGTGGATGAACAGATTGTGTTCCGTGCGCTTTCTAAACATGACCTCGTTTCTGTTGTGGACATCCAGATGGGATTCTTGCAGAAGAATCTTTCTGATCGTGGAATCCTCTTGGAAATGAGTCAGGAAGCAAAGGAATTTGTCGTAAACCACAATTACGATTCTTCCCTTGGAGCACGCCCCATCCGCCGTTCTATCCAGAATCTCGTTGAAGACGAAATCGCCGAAGGCCTTTTGCTTGGCTTGATGACGGACTTCTCCACGATTACGGTGGATGTCGAAAACGGCAAACTCTCCTTCAAGTGCGAAAAGATTAAGTCTTAG
- a CDS encoding nucleoside monophosphate kinase codes for MSQISAVLIFGAPGSGKGTVGAKLAATTALKHLSTGDIFRGIAPSSESGKLLASYSSKGLLVPDEATVEIFGRFVEGLVNTNKLNPEKDTLLLDGIPRTVAQVDLIKPIVDVKHIFVLDIKDEATIVARLLNRAKIEGRKDDADENVIKNRLKVYKESTAKVLEKYDPKIISHIVGDNTPDEVFLDVLKAYVDFTKNA; via the coding sequence ATGTCTCAGATTTCTGCTGTTCTTATCTTCGGTGCTCCGGGTTCTGGCAAGGGCACAGTGGGTGCAAAGCTCGCTGCTACGACCGCTCTCAAGCACCTCTCCACGGGCGACATCTTCCGTGGCATCGCTCCGTCTAGCGAATCCGGCAAGCTCCTTGCTTCTTACTCCAGCAAGGGTCTCCTCGTCCCGGACGAAGCTACCGTTGAAATCTTCGGCCGCTTTGTTGAAGGTCTCGTGAACACGAACAAGCTCAACCCGGAAAAGGATACCCTCCTCCTCGATGGTATTCCTCGCACGGTTGCTCAGGTCGATCTCATCAAGCCGATCGTCGACGTGAAGCACATCTTCGTTCTCGATATCAAGGACGAAGCTACTATCGTTGCTCGCCTCCTCAACCGCGCCAAGATCGAAGGCCGTAAGGACGACGCTGACGAAAACGTCATCAAGAACCGTCTCAAGGTTTACAAGGAATCCACCGCTAAGGTTCTCGAAAAGTACGATCCGAAGATCATCAGCCATATCGTTGGCGACAACACTCCGGACGAAGTCTTCCTCGATGTGCTCAAGGCATACGTGGACTTCACGAAGAACGCTTAA
- a CDS encoding TIGR02147 family protein encodes MKPITEYKDYHPLIKDFYEAQKRTSYFSWREFAKLAGFSSPTYLRLVSEGKSNLSRVSMNRMISAMGLAGYEANYFIALVNFCNAKDDEAKKPYWKEMRQIALEYKVRIVDKEAVEYFDGWKNQVVRELAPMMNGATPGQMANTCCNEISAAEVSKSLEFLTKAGFLKKGADGSYRQTEKNVTASKEGLAYAVHAMQHKMLQLADESIERYEPQDRSVSSVTLTVNRECYERIAQEVDAFRKKIAAMASETEKADQIYHLNMQLFPLTWKLNKD; translated from the coding sequence ATGAAACCGATAACTGAATACAAAGATTACCATCCCTTGATCAAGGATTTCTACGAAGCGCAAAAGCGGACTTCGTACTTCTCCTGGCGGGAATTTGCGAAACTTGCGGGGTTTTCTTCACCGACTTACTTGCGACTTGTGAGCGAAGGCAAGAGCAATTTGAGCCGAGTGTCGATGAACCGCATGATTTCGGCAATGGGGCTTGCGGGCTATGAAGCGAACTACTTCATTGCGCTCGTCAATTTTTGCAATGCCAAGGATGACGAAGCCAAAAAGCCGTATTGGAAAGAAATGCGCCAGATTGCTCTTGAATACAAAGTACGCATCGTTGATAAAGAGGCTGTCGAGTATTTCGATGGCTGGAAAAATCAGGTTGTTCGCGAACTTGCACCGATGATGAATGGGGCCACCCCAGGGCAGATGGCGAATACGTGCTGCAACGAAATCTCCGCTGCCGAAGTCAGCAAGTCGCTAGAGTTCCTGACGAAAGCGGGGTTCCTTAAAAAAGGTGCGGACGGCTCGTACCGTCAAACCGAAAAGAACGTGACTGCGTCAAAGGAAGGCTTGGCCTATGCAGTACATGCGATGCAGCACAAAATGTTGCAACTTGCCGATGAATCTATCGAACGCTATGAACCGCAAGATCGTAGCGTGTCGAGTGTGACTCTTACAGTCAACCGCGAATGCTACGAACGTATAGCGCAAGAAGTTGATGCGTTCCGGAAAAAAATTGCCGCAATGGCTTCGGAAACAGAAAAAGCTGATCAAATCTATCATTTGAATATGCAACTGTTCCCGCTAACTTGGAAATTAAATAAAGATTAG
- the leuB gene encoding 3-isopropylmalate dehydrogenase codes for MSKNYKIAVLPGDGIGPEVMKEAVRVLDVVSKKFGFDVNAEWANVGGAAYDESGSPLPESTLKLGEASDCILFGSVGGPKWEHLPPNLQPERGALLPLRKHFKLFCNLRPARVYKELAGACPLRADIVGDGFNILTVRELTGDVYFGQPKGREGVPGSKEEIGFDTMKYSRYEVERIARFAFDAAMLRNKKVASIDKANVLTTSVLWREVVNEVIKDYPELTLEHLYVDNAAMQLLKRPREFDVLLCPNLFGDILTDECAMLTGSMGLLPSASIAEGSFGLYEPAGGSAPDIAGKGIANPLAQILSVALMLRYTFKEEEAAKAIEAACEKVIAQGFRTGDIYQEGCTKVGTTGMGDAIIKALA; via the coding sequence ATGAGCAAGAATTACAAGATTGCAGTGCTCCCGGGCGATGGTATCGGTCCGGAAGTCATGAAAGAAGCTGTCCGCGTGTTGGACGTTGTTTCCAAGAAGTTCGGTTTCGACGTGAACGCCGAATGGGCAAATGTCGGTGGTGCAGCATACGACGAAAGCGGTTCTCCGCTTCCAGAAAGCACCCTCAAGCTCGGTGAAGCTTCTGACTGTATTCTTTTCGGTTCCGTGGGTGGCCCGAAGTGGGAACACCTCCCCCCGAACCTGCAGCCGGAACGCGGTGCACTCCTCCCGCTCCGCAAGCATTTCAAGCTTTTCTGCAACCTCCGCCCGGCCCGCGTGTACAAGGAACTTGCCGGTGCATGCCCGCTCCGCGCTGACATCGTTGGCGACGGCTTCAACATCCTCACTGTCCGCGAACTGACGGGTGACGTTTACTTTGGCCAGCCGAAGGGCCGCGAAGGCGTTCCGGGCTCCAAGGAAGAAATCGGCTTTGACACCATGAAGTACAGCCGCTACGAAGTCGAACGCATCGCTCGTTTCGCTTTCGATGCCGCTATGCTCCGCAACAAGAAGGTTGCCTCCATCGACAAGGCCAACGTGCTCACCACGAGTGTGCTCTGGCGCGAAGTCGTGAACGAAGTCATCAAGGACTACCCGGAACTGACTCTCGAACACCTCTACGTGGACAACGCTGCCATGCAGCTCCTCAAGCGCCCGCGTGAATTCGACGTGCTCCTCTGCCCGAACCTCTTCGGCGACATCCTCACCGACGAATGCGCTATGCTCACCGGTTCCATGGGCCTCCTCCCGTCCGCTTCTATCGCCGAAGGTTCCTTCGGTCTGTACGAACCGGCCGGTGGTTCCGCTCCGGACATCGCAGGCAAGGGTATCGCTAACCCGCTCGCACAGATTCTCTCCGTGGCCCTCATGCTCCGCTACACCTTCAAGGAAGAAGAAGCTGCAAAGGCTATCGAAGCTGCCTGCGAAAAGGTCATCGCCCAGGGCTTCCGCACTGGCGATATTTACCAGGAAGGCTGCACCAAGGTCGGCACTACCGGCATGGGCGACGCCATCATTAAGGCTCTCGCTTAA